Proteins co-encoded in one Deltaproteobacteria bacterium genomic window:
- a CDS encoding toluene tolerance protein, with amino-acid sequence MKRQPVIISLILFFFAVSVSASIQADEALDFVRTSVDEVLSILRDPAYKEESAREIQRQKLCILTESLFDYNEISRSVLGRYRKVFTSEQMDEFSDLFTRLLEKTYLNKIQNYTDEKIIYGKATMLSANRAEVETEAVTASKQIPINYRVIYRHGEWRGYDVLIEGVSLVRNYRSQFNNILQKKSPEDLLQQLREKVNSKEEATTE; translated from the coding sequence ATGAAAAGGCAACCTGTAATAATCTCTCTTATTTTATTTTTTTTTGCTGTCTCTGTTTCAGCTTCGATTCAGGCTGATGAGGCCCTTGATTTTGTCAGGACGTCGGTAGACGAAGTGCTCAGCATCCTGCGTGACCCTGCCTACAAAGAGGAATCGGCCAGGGAGATCCAGCGTCAAAAACTCTGTATCCTTACAGAATCACTCTTTGATTACAATGAAATCTCCAGAAGTGTGCTCGGCAGATACAGGAAGGTGTTTACGTCTGAACAGATGGATGAATTCTCCGACCTGTTCACCAGGCTCCTGGAAAAGACCTACCTGAACAAAATCCAGAACTATACTGACGAAAAGATAATCTATGGCAAGGCAACCATGCTCTCCGCAAACAGGGCCGAAGTGGAAACCGAAGCAGTAACGGCATCCAAGCAGATCCCGATAAATTACAGGGTCATTTACAGGCACGGGGAATGGAGGGGTTATGATGTCCTTATCGAGGGTGTGAGCCTGGTGAGAAATTACCGGAGCCAATTCAATAATATCCTGCAGAAAAAATCTCCGGAGGACCTGCTGCAGCAATTACGTGAAAAGGTCAACAGCAAGGAAGAGGCCACGACCGAGTGA
- the mlaD gene encoding outer membrane lipid asymmetry maintenance protein MlaD, translating into MKKYSMETIVGIFVFIGLICVGYLTVKLGKMELMGGDNYILYARFNSVSGLKTDSSVEMAGVEIGRVSKIGLDLERQMALVTLKIHKDVQITDDAIASIKTSGMIGDKFIRITPGGSDIILQPGDTITETESAIDLEELISKYVFGGV; encoded by the coding sequence ATGAAAAAGTATTCCATGGAAACAATCGTGGGTATATTTGTCTTTATCGGCCTTATCTGTGTAGGCTATTTGACTGTCAAGCTGGGCAAGATGGAGTTGATGGGGGGCGACAATTATATTCTATACGCACGATTCAATTCGGTCTCAGGCCTGAAAACCGATAGCAGTGTGGAGATGGCCGGCGTTGAGATCGGGCGTGTCAGCAAAATCGGCCTGGATCTGGAAAGGCAGATGGCCCTGGTGACTCTCAAGATCCATAAAGATGTTCAAATCACGGACGACGCCATAGCATCGATCAAGACAAGCGGCATGATTGGCGACAAATTTATCAGGATCACGCCGGGCGGCTCTGATATTATACTCCAGCCTGGTGATACCATTACGGAAACCGAATCGGCTATTGACCTTGAAGAGCTGATCAGTAAATATGTTTTCGGGGGTGTGTAA
- a CDS encoding diguanylate cyclase: MTVPLIELRNVTKRFGEKIVLDSINLSIFEGDITTIIGKSGEGKSVLLKHIIGLLRPDEGKVLFRGRQLKDMSRKERKSFKRQISYMFQNNALFDSLTVFENIALPLRERTRLHEDAIRSRVLAQIDRMELSGVAHKYPSQLSGGMQKRVAMARALVSEPKIILFDEPTAGLDPLRKNAVLSMIAHHQRKIRFTAILVSHDIPDVLFVSNRVAIIDSGRIPFQGTPVELEQSENPVVQQFIKGQASLKDELTGLNTKQEIKKMFIQEMERADRLHEGFPVVVFTIDDLEQINEHVGYIAAQQIIRCLGTLIKDHFDAAGISARYGPNDILTVLPHTGLKEAEQILDELAADLQRQEIFQAKIYHNACFSLSVLAGLAEARPGMDLDSLMKQALSHQKTIAHLERSKHGETA, translated from the coding sequence GTGACCGTCCCGCTGATTGAATTAAGAAACGTGACAAAACGATTTGGTGAAAAAATCGTTTTGGACAGTATCAACCTGAGCATCTTTGAAGGGGATATCACGACAATTATCGGCAAGAGCGGCGAGGGCAAAAGCGTCCTCCTGAAGCACATTATCGGGCTGCTCAGACCTGATGAGGGGAAGGTCCTTTTCAGGGGCAGGCAACTCAAAGACATGAGCCGGAAAGAGCGAAAATCATTTAAACGGCAGATTAGTTACATGTTCCAGAATAACGCCCTGTTTGACTCGCTCACGGTATTTGAAAATATCGCCCTGCCGCTCAGGGAAAGAACAAGGCTGCATGAAGATGCTATCCGGAGCAGAGTGCTGGCCCAGATTGACCGGATGGAGCTTTCCGGGGTCGCCCATAAGTATCCGTCCCAGCTTTCCGGGGGCATGCAGAAGCGCGTAGCCATGGCCCGTGCGCTGGTCAGCGAACCCAAGATTATCCTTTTCGATGAGCCTACAGCCGGTCTTGACCCGCTCCGCAAAAATGCGGTCCTGAGCATGATTGCCCATCACCAGAGAAAAATCAGGTTTACAGCCATTTTGGTCAGTCACGACATTCCGGATGTCCTTTTCGTTTCCAATCGTGTAGCCATCATAGACAGCGGCCGGATTCCCTTTCAGGGTACACCGGTGGAACTGGAGCAGTCTGAAAACCCGGTTGTGCAGCAGTTCATCAAGGGCCAGGCGAGCCTGAAAGACGAGCTGACGGGGTTGAACACCAAACAAGAGATCAAGAAAATGTTCATTCAGGAAATGGAACGGGCGGACCGCCTCCACGAGGGCTTTCCTGTCGTGGTGTTCACCATAGATGATCTTGAACAAATCAATGAGCATGTCGGCTACATAGCAGCCCAGCAGATCATCCGGTGTCTCGGGACGCTCATAAAGGACCATTTCGACGCCGCCGGTATCTCCGCACGGTATGGCCCAAATGACATCCTGACGGTCTTGCCGCATACGGGTCTTAAGGAGGCAGAACAGATCCTTGACGAATTGGCAGCCGACTTACAGAGACAGGAAATCTTCCAGGCAAAAATCTATCACAATGCCTGTTTCAGCTTGTCTGTACTGGCCGGATTGGCAGAAGCCAGGCCCGGGATGGACCTGGATTCCTTAATGAAACAGGCATTGTCGCATCAAAAGACAATTGCTCATCTCGAGCGTTCAAAACACGGTGAAACAGCATGA
- a CDS encoding ABC transporter permease, giving the protein MAQVTDSLLAPFNRLGRFSIAFIGELGAVGVFFIHASALIFSLPLQAGKTMQQVFFIGARSILIILLVGLFTGMVLGLQGYYTLVKFGSEGVLGAAVALSLIRELGPVMTALMIIARAGSSMAAEIGIMRISKQIDALDTMDINPVRFLVSPRIAASLISFPLLTAIFDVIGIAGGYLSGVVLLGVNSGIYFNRIESNVIMQDVSGGFIKSLVFAIIVSTICCYQGYFTHMRPGGFGAKGVSLATTSAVVLSCVLVLIADYVLTSFLL; this is encoded by the coding sequence ATGGCTCAAGTGACCGATTCCCTATTAGCACCGTTCAACCGGTTGGGCAGATTTTCTATTGCCTTTATTGGTGAACTGGGGGCCGTTGGGGTTTTTTTTATTCACGCGTCTGCCCTGATTTTTTCTCTGCCCCTTCAGGCGGGCAAGACCATGCAGCAGGTCTTCTTCATCGGGGCGAGGTCCATACTGATTATTCTTCTGGTGGGCCTTTTCACCGGCATGGTCCTGGGACTGCAGGGCTACTATACGCTGGTCAAATTCGGATCCGAGGGAGTGCTTGGAGCCGCGGTAGCACTCTCGCTTATACGTGAATTGGGACCGGTCATGACGGCGCTCATGATTATCGCCAGGGCAGGTTCATCCATGGCTGCAGAAATCGGCATTATGCGTATCTCCAAGCAGATCGATGCACTTGATACCATGGATATCAATCCCGTCCGCTTCCTGGTCAGTCCACGTATTGCTGCATCCCTGATCAGTTTTCCCCTGCTTACAGCAATCTTTGATGTGATCGGGATTGCAGGCGGCTATCTTTCGGGTGTGGTCCTCCTGGGTGTCAATTCCGGTATCTACTTTAACCGTATCGAGAGCAACGTAATCATGCAGGACGTGAGCGGCGGCTTTATCAAGTCCCTTGTCTTTGCTATAATAGTCTCAACGATTTGCTGCTATCAGGGTTATTTTACCCACATGCGTCCCGGCGGCTTCGGTGCCAAGGGGGTGAGCCTGGCCACGACTTCGGCAGTGGTCCTCTCATGCGTGCTGGTTCTAATAGCGGACTATGTCCTGACCTCATTTCTTCTGTGA
- the ptsP gene encoding phosphoenolpyruvate--protein phosphotransferase has protein sequence MIKMSEKKGDSAVLKGIGVSPGVVIGPAFLLDYHKVKILRRQIERGEVDLEKERFVKALSEAESQIRRLIAEIPEELRQHSGIFESHLLMLKDRAVYDRTLRLISEEKINAEWALDKASDYVRELFGQVKDQYIRERIEDFEYVVWRVQKLLSGGSSVDLSKLEDPVILVAHDLSPADTVQIAKEKILGFVTDMGSRTSHTAILGRSLGLPAVVGLENAMSSILSGEVLIVDGLRGDVIVNPDDKLLRHYRRKREDYIRYRLDVIRHSNVPAETRDGLRFKIKANIEFLDEISSVISSGAEGVGLYRTEILYLAHEELPAEEALFLTYKEVAERISPFSTTIRTLDIGGDKFVSSVSPDHEINPALGLRAIRLCLKESNLFRTQLRAILRASAYGDVRMLFPLISGRSEIIQVKEHVEKTKDELRLEGIPFDEDIKIGIMIEVPAAVLLADALAREVDFFSIGTNDLIQYSLAIDRINEYVAHLYEPLHPGVLRMVYRVVEAAHEAGIEAAICGEMAGEPMYLPVLIGMGLDELSMNAMDIPKIKRMIRMSNQEQCSALVRDILEYSNEQEIREHLLDFLASDFPGEFDLSQGLYPDFAGRDALSMDLWRPE, from the coding sequence TTGATCAAGATGTCAGAAAAAAAAGGTGATTCGGCGGTCTTGAAAGGAATAGGTGTATCACCCGGAGTGGTCATCGGTCCCGCCTTCTTGTTGGATTATCACAAGGTCAAGATCTTAAGAAGGCAAATTGAGAGAGGAGAGGTTGACCTTGAAAAAGAACGATTTGTAAAGGCTTTATCCGAGGCGGAAAGCCAAATAAGACGGTTGATCGCAGAGATTCCGGAAGAGCTCAGACAACATTCAGGTATTTTTGAATCCCACTTATTGATGCTCAAAGACCGTGCGGTCTACGATCGGACCTTGAGGTTAATTTCCGAAGAAAAAATTAATGCGGAGTGGGCCCTCGATAAGGCCTCGGACTATGTCAGAGAGTTGTTTGGGCAGGTAAAAGATCAGTATATCAGGGAACGTATTGAGGATTTTGAATACGTGGTGTGGAGAGTCCAGAAGCTCCTGTCCGGGGGTTCTTCGGTGGACCTCAGTAAACTGGAGGACCCGGTCATACTGGTGGCGCACGATCTGTCTCCTGCCGATACGGTCCAAATAGCCAAAGAAAAAATCCTGGGATTTGTCACAGACATGGGGAGCCGGACATCCCACACGGCGATTCTGGGCAGATCGCTCGGACTCCCGGCGGTTGTGGGTCTGGAAAACGCCATGTCTTCCATACTTTCCGGGGAGGTTCTGATTGTAGACGGCCTGCGCGGTGATGTGATAGTAAATCCGGATGATAAGCTCTTGAGGCATTACAGGAGAAAACGTGAAGATTACATACGGTATCGACTGGATGTAATACGGCACAGCAACGTTCCCGCGGAGACACGGGACGGATTAAGGTTTAAGATCAAGGCCAACATAGAATTCCTTGATGAGATTTCCTCTGTCATATCCAGTGGTGCCGAGGGGGTGGGGCTCTATCGTACCGAGATCCTGTATCTGGCCCACGAGGAACTTCCTGCTGAAGAAGCCCTCTTTCTGACTTACAAAGAAGTTGCAGAGCGCATCTCACCTTTTTCGACAACAATCCGCACTCTGGACATAGGAGGAGACAAGTTCGTGTCCTCGGTCTCTCCGGACCACGAAATAAATCCGGCCCTCGGACTGAGAGCGATCCGGCTCTGCCTGAAAGAGTCAAATCTGTTTCGCACACAGCTAAGGGCAATACTCAGGGCCAGTGCATACGGGGATGTGAGGATGCTTTTCCCTTTGATATCCGGCAGGTCAGAGATAATCCAGGTCAAGGAGCATGTGGAAAAGACCAAGGATGAGCTGCGGCTGGAGGGAATTCCCTTTGACGAAGATATCAAGATAGGCATTATGATAGAGGTCCCTGCTGCCGTACTTCTGGCGGATGCCCTCGCCAGGGAAGTGGACTTCTTCAGTATAGGCACAAACGACCTTATCCAGTATTCCCTGGCAATCGACAGGATCAACGAATATGTGGCACATCTCTACGAGCCCTTGCACCCCGGTGTCTTGAGGATGGTCTATCGTGTCGTTGAGGCGGCCCATGAGGCAGGAATTGAGGCGGCAATCTGCGGAGAGATGGCAGGGGAACCGATGTATCTTCCTGTACTTATTGGCATGGGTCTGGACGAACTGAGCATGAACGCCATGGATATACCAAAGATCAAGCGCATGATTCGAATGAGCAACCAGGAGCAATGCAGCGCTCTGGTTCGAGATATTCTTGAGTACTCCAACGAACAGGAAATAAGAGAGCATCTCTTAGACTTCCTTGCCTCTGACTTTCCGGGAGAATTCGATCTCAGCCAGGGCTTATATCCGGATTTTGCCGGCAGGGATGCTTTGTCCATGGATCTCTGGCGACCTGAATAA
- a CDS encoding HPr family phosphocarrier protein, producing MECEVTVTILNRLGLHARPACRFAQKASEFNADVWLVKDGKRVDGKNILEILTFACPCGSILKVVADGIDADRAVTDLRTLVENRFGELD from the coding sequence ATGGAATGTGAAGTTACTGTCACCATACTTAACAGGCTGGGTCTTCATGCGCGGCCGGCCTGCCGTTTTGCCCAAAAGGCGAGTGAATTCAATGCTGATGTGTGGCTTGTAAAAGACGGGAAGAGAGTGGATGGGAAAAATATTCTCGAGATCCTGACTTTCGCCTGCCCTTGCGGAAGCATCCTGAAGGTCGTGGCAGACGGCATTGATGCAGACCGGGCCGTGACAGACCTCAGGACCTTGGTGGAAAATCGTTTCGGTGAATTGGATTGA
- a CDS encoding DUF1992 domain-containing protein has translation MFNFHKIAENRIKEAMEKGEFDNIRGRGRPLVFEDDSLVPPDLRMAYKILKNAGFIPPELQSEKEIKTAIELLENLEDEQERYRQVQKVNLMVTKINMSRKRPVNLEKNQIYYRKVVERTTVRKK, from the coding sequence ATGTTCAATTTTCATAAAATAGCAGAAAACCGGATCAAAGAAGCTATGGAAAAGGGAGAATTTGACAATATCAGAGGCAGAGGCAGGCCGCTGGTCTTTGAAGACGATTCGTTAGTACCCCCGGACCTTCGAATGGCATACAAGATACTCAAGAATGCCGGTTTTATACCGCCGGAACTGCAAAGTGAGAAGGAAATCAAGACCGCGATAGAACTGCTGGAAAACCTGGAGGATGAACAGGAGCGTTACAGGCAGGTCCAGAAAGTAAATCTTATGGTAACCAAGATCAACATGTCACGCAAAAGGCCCGTCAATCTGGAAAAGAATCAGATATATTACCGAAAGGTGGTAGAGCGTACCACAGTCAGAAAAAAGTAG
- the recN gene encoding DNA repair protein RecN, producing the protein MLLELGLENFILFERVSLCLSKGLTVLTGETGAGKSLLVQALKLILGARADLQQIRTGTKQAMVQAVFETLPEVRGRLEDMGISCGDELVIRRTVPRTGKGRIYVNGAVVSLQELRGLASGLASLAGQHEYQELLRRERHGPWLDRFSGLEDQVDRIAGLYQEVKRLQTDLQKARAAKEKAAEEADRLRQEAQEIDRIAPKSGEEERLEQEIKVLKAAEALRTLGDTCYRTLYADKGSIQEKLASCRQDLKRMAGLDPAMEETLKELDAVAYQADEVAWTVREYIQSLPADISQLERLEERIYGLRELKRRFGPTIDDVLTYREDIETRLASLHESGDRIEHLETRLKEKERSLLNASLELSKKRHQGAKELSRAIKAELADLRLAKTDFMVEVEPAGRPVASDVGPRGLDSVQFLFSPNIGQPLRLLASIASGGELSRVMLALRAALARQTGVETIVFDEIDAGIGGETAEKVGSKLKALSSFGQVVAITHFPQIAARGDRHIALEKVVKGDNTVIMIREVEGDQRLEELVRMLGGDRKTARAYADKLLAGSKVQGPPKI; encoded by the coding sequence ATGCTTTTAGAGCTCGGGTTAGAAAATTTCATACTCTTCGAAAGGGTTTCTCTTTGTCTGTCAAAAGGGCTTACAGTGCTCACAGGAGAGACCGGTGCAGGCAAATCCCTACTTGTCCAGGCCCTGAAACTGATCCTGGGGGCCAGGGCTGATTTGCAGCAGATCAGGACCGGTACAAAACAGGCAATGGTGCAGGCAGTATTCGAGACCTTGCCGGAGGTCCGGGGCCGGCTGGAGGATATGGGGATATCATGCGGGGATGAACTTGTTATAAGAAGGACAGTGCCGCGGACCGGAAAGGGGAGAATATATGTGAATGGGGCCGTCGTCAGCCTTCAGGAACTGAGAGGACTTGCGTCGGGCCTTGCAAGCCTTGCCGGACAGCACGAATACCAGGAACTCCTTCGCCGCGAGAGACACGGACCCTGGCTGGACCGCTTTTCCGGGCTTGAAGATCAAGTGGATCGGATAGCCGGCCTGTATCAGGAGGTTAAGAGGCTTCAAACAGATCTCCAGAAGGCCAGAGCTGCAAAAGAAAAAGCGGCAGAAGAGGCGGACAGGCTCCGGCAGGAAGCACAGGAAATTGACAGGATTGCCCCAAAGTCTGGAGAGGAAGAAAGGCTTGAGCAAGAAATAAAGGTATTAAAGGCGGCCGAAGCTTTGCGGACACTGGGAGACACCTGCTACAGGACCCTTTATGCCGACAAGGGATCAATACAGGAAAAGCTGGCAAGCTGCAGGCAGGACCTCAAGCGCATGGCAGGCCTTGATCCTGCCATGGAAGAGACGCTAAAAGAACTGGACGCTGTGGCATACCAGGCAGATGAGGTGGCATGGACTGTTCGCGAGTATATTCAGAGTCTGCCGGCAGATATTTCACAACTGGAACGGCTTGAGGAACGAATCTACGGGCTCCGAGAGCTTAAAAGGCGTTTCGGCCCGACCATTGACGACGTCCTGACCTACAGAGAGGACATAGAGACAAGGCTTGCGTCCCTTCACGAAAGCGGCGACCGGATAGAACACCTGGAGACAAGACTGAAAGAAAAAGAAAGAAGTCTCTTAAATGCCTCCCTGGAACTGAGCAAGAAAAGACATCAGGGGGCAAAGGAACTTTCCAGGGCCATTAAAGCCGAACTGGCTGACCTGAGGCTGGCAAAAACCGATTTCATGGTAGAGGTCGAGCCTGCCGGGAGGCCCGTGGCTTCTGATGTGGGGCCCAGGGGGCTTGACAGCGTGCAGTTTCTCTTCAGTCCAAACATCGGGCAACCTCTTCGTCTCCTGGCATCAATTGCTTCCGGAGGGGAACTCTCGAGAGTAATGCTGGCCTTAAGGGCCGCCCTTGCCAGGCAGACAGGCGTTGAAACCATTGTCTTTGACGAGATAGACGCGGGAATAGGAGGAGAGACAGCAGAAAAAGTGGGGTCTAAACTCAAGGCCCTGTCTTCTTTCGGTCAGGTTGTCGCCATAACTCACTTTCCGCAGATAGCCGCAAGAGGTGATCGTCACATAGCATTAGAAAAGGTGGTAAAGGGCGATAATACGGTCATTATGATAAGGGAAGTAGAGGGAGACCAGCGCCTTGAGGAACTTGTGAGGATGCTCGGCGGAGACAGGAAAACCGCCAGGGCATATGCCGACAAGCTGCTCGCGGGTTCAAAGGTTCAGGGTCCGCCGAAAATCTGA
- a CDS encoding thiamine biosynthesis protein, with amino-acid sequence MITESPNSPACLVLYSGGLDSILACKILQDMGIRVIALYFIAPFFGNRLRGQEGAEKKEVPACPGIQFEEIDISDEYLEMLKNPEHGYGKYMNPCIDCKILMVRKAMERLEEFNASFIATGEILGQRPMSQRKDALRIIERDSGADGLLLRPLSALHLRPTEAENKGLVDRSRLLGLTGRGRKDQIALAGRYGIKEYPAPAGGCVLADPILSRRFRRMFELWPGLDVDDCVLSRIGRHFVLPDRSWLVIGRDKKENARIVSFIKEEDIILRPASGPGPTGLWRKVSTAAYADIAAGILCRYTKVKKYPEEIKLSNQGTGEIEIIRTAPVSDETINRYRM; translated from the coding sequence ATGATCACCGAATCACCGAATTCCCCCGCATGCCTTGTACTTTATTCCGGCGGTCTTGACAGCATCCTTGCCTGTAAAATCCTTCAGGATATGGGGATCCGTGTTATAGCCCTTTATTTTATTGCACCGTTTTTCGGCAATAGACTCAGGGGACAAGAAGGGGCCGAAAAGAAGGAGGTGCCTGCCTGCCCTGGAATACAATTCGAGGAAATAGATATCTCCGATGAGTATCTTGAGATGTTAAAGAACCCGGAGCATGGCTATGGAAAATACATGAATCCCTGTATTGACTGCAAGATCTTGATGGTCAGAAAGGCCATGGAAAGGCTGGAGGAATTCAATGCATCCTTTATAGCCACAGGAGAGATCCTCGGCCAAAGGCCCATGTCCCAGCGCAAGGACGCCCTCAGGATAATAGAGCGGGACAGCGGTGCCGACGGACTGCTTTTACGTCCCCTGTCAGCCCTCCATCTCCGGCCAACGGAAGCAGAAAATAAGGGTCTGGTTGACAGGTCAAGGCTGCTGGGACTGACCGGCAGAGGACGAAAAGACCAGATTGCCCTTGCCGGCAGATATGGAATAAAGGAATATCCGGCTCCTGCCGGTGGATGTGTACTTGCCGATCCCATACTGTCCAGGAGATTCAGGCGTATGTTCGAACTTTGGCCGGGGCTTGATGTTGATGACTGCGTCCTTTCCAGGATAGGAAGACACTTTGTCCTGCCTGACAGATCGTGGCTGGTAATCGGGAGAGACAAAAAGGAGAATGCAAGGATCGTATCCTTTATCAAAGAAGAGGACATCATCCTCCGTCCGGCATCAGGCCCCGGGCCAACCGGGCTCTGGCGGAAGGTAAGCACTGCCGCTTATGCAGATATTGCAGCAGGCATCCTGTGCCGGTATACAAAGGTAAAAAAATATCCGGAAGAGATTAAACTGTCAAACCAGGGAACCGGAGAGATTGAAATTATCAGAACCGCGCCGGTCTCAGATGAAACTATAAATAGATATAGAATGTAG
- a CDS encoding NADH-dependent alcohol dehydrogenase, with amino-acid sequence MDNFEYQNSTRIIFGKGEVSKIGRVVRPFGSNVLLVTGRESLKKSGLYQKVKDRLEEEIISVVDLDGVRSNPLLSRVRDGIRMAKDYGIQAVLGIGGGSVMDTAKAVAAGAVMEQGDVWDFFTGERTVEKALPVITVPTLAASGSEMNGFMVITDEESRHKLAAGSLHLYPRVSILDPTTTYTVSADYTAYGGVDAVCHLLEPYFNGPDPNTPLQDRMAEGLIRTIMDTTEACIKSPEDYESRATMMWASSLALCGLTKAGVGDHHFPVHLIEHAVSALFSVAHGEGLAALLPGWMTWWAQDHPEKTAQLGERIWGISGKDASEKSEACIDALRSWFDNIGCPKNLSDIGIKTGDHERLAENAVFQAEIWGMSGTYSVENIKNVLAYCQG; translated from the coding sequence ATGGATAATTTTGAATATCAGAATTCCACCCGTATAATCTTTGGAAAAGGTGAAGTCAGCAAAATAGGCAGGGTGGTGAGGCCCTTTGGAAGCAATGTCTTGCTGGTAACCGGCAGGGAAAGCCTGAAAAAGAGCGGTCTTTATCAAAAAGTAAAAGACCGGCTGGAGGAAGAAATAATCAGTGTCGTGGATCTCGACGGAGTCCGGTCCAATCCCCTGCTCTCAAGGGTCCGTGACGGCATCAGGATGGCAAAGGACTATGGGATTCAGGCCGTCCTTGGCATCGGCGGCGGGAGTGTCATGGACACTGCAAAGGCGGTTGCCGCAGGTGCGGTTATGGAACAAGGAGACGTGTGGGACTTTTTTACAGGGGAGAGGACCGTTGAAAAGGCCCTTCCTGTGATTACCGTTCCGACGCTGGCGGCTTCCGGCTCTGAAATGAACGGGTTTATGGTCATTACGGACGAAGAGAGCAGGCACAAGCTGGCTGCCGGTTCCCTTCACCTTTATCCGAGGGTTTCCATTCTCGATCCAACGACCACTTATACTGTATCTGCAGACTATACGGCCTATGGGGGAGTGGATGCCGTATGTCACCTCCTTGAGCCGTACTTCAATGGTCCGGACCCCAATACCCCTCTGCAGGACCGGATGGCCGAGGGACTTATCAGGACCATCATGGATACCACCGAAGCCTGTATCAAGTCCCCTGAGGATTATGAGAGCAGGGCTACCATGATGTGGGCGTCATCCCTTGCCCTTTGCGGCCTGACCAAGGCCGGTGTCGGAGACCATCATTTTCCGGTACATCTGATAGAGCATGCAGTCAGCGCACTGTTTTCAGTGGCTCACGGAGAGGGTCTCGCAGCCCTCTTGCCCGGCTGGATGACCTGGTGGGCCCAGGACCATCCGGAAAAAACGGCCCAGCTTGGAGAGCGTATCTGGGGTATATCCGGAAAGGATGCCTCAGAAAAATCAGAGGCCTGTATAGATGCCCTGAGATCATGGTTTGATAATATCGGTTGCCCAAAGAATCTTTCTGATATCGGGATAAAGACCGGGGACCATGAAAGACTGGCGGAAAATGCCGTGTTTCAGGCAGAGATCTGGGGGATGTCCGGCACCTATTCAGTTGAGAATATCAAGAATGTTTTGGCCTATTGCCAGGGCTGA
- a CDS encoding cytochrome C554 yields the protein MFLLNLQRSAAKDHDIRKAAVMVISAFILLVPVLQGIAMAGSSAFFATFEACRSCHRAIVLSWQETPHARALKDLIRTGHETVSDCLRCHTTGAGNAEGFLDVEVTPELGGVQCEACHGPGYKHSQDPEKKIPFPRPDIKICRQCHTLEQSLNFEYDTKSLRIHNISEDKRREK from the coding sequence ATGTTTTTGCTCAATCTCCAAAGATCTGCCGCAAAGGATCATGATATTCGGAAGGCAGCGGTTATGGTTATATCTGCATTCATCCTGCTGGTTCCGGTCCTCCAAGGGATAGCCATGGCCGGGTCGTCAGCCTTTTTTGCCACATTTGAGGCATGCAGATCTTGTCATAGGGCCATTGTCCTTAGCTGGCAGGAAACACCTCATGCCCGCGCCTTAAAAGACCTCATCAGGACCGGTCACGAGACAGTTTCAGACTGCCTCCGGTGCCATACCACCGGTGCCGGCAACGCGGAAGGATTCTTAGATGTTGAGGTTACCCCTGAGCTCGGGGGTGTACAATGTGAGGCGTGCCACGGCCCCGGATATAAACACAGTCAAGACCCGGAAAAGAAAATCCCTTTTCCCCGGCCAGATATCAAGATCTGCCGTCAATGCCATACCCTGGAACAAAGCCTAAATTTTGAATATGATACAAAATCCTTAAGGATTCACAACATCTCAGAAGACAAAAGGAGGGAAAAATGA
- a CDS encoding IS200/IS605 family transposase → MSKEYRKGPHTIYDIQYHFVWVTKYRYHVLKGEVAFRTREIIRQTCEARNITILNGHVSRDHVHLHVSCPPELAPSKIVQYVKGRSSRLIQQEFPHLRKRYWGRHLWARGYFCATVGNVTEKMIAAYIASQEKASPKEAFTIAND, encoded by the coding sequence ATAAGCAAAGAATATCGCAAGGGGCCTCACACGATCTATGATATCCAGTATCATTTCGTATGGGTTACGAAATATCGTTATCATGTTTTGAAAGGAGAAGTGGCTTTTAGAACCAGGGAGATAATCCGTCAGACTTGTGAGGCCCGCAATATTACAATTCTTAATGGTCATGTTAGCAGGGATCATGTTCATCTGCATGTTTCATGTCCTCCAGAACTTGCTCCGAGCAAGATAGTTCAATATGTGAAAGGACGAAGTTCTCGACTGATTCAGCAAGAATTTCCGCATTTGCGTAAGAGATATTGGGGAAGGCATCTTTGGGCTCGCGGCTATTTTTGTGCAACAGTTGGGAATGTTACAGAAAAAATGATAGCCGCTTATATTGCAAGCCAAGAAAAGGCGAGCCCTAAAGAGGCCTTCACTATTGCTAATGACTAA